A DNA window from Hypomesus transpacificus isolate Combined female chromosome 24, fHypTra1, whole genome shotgun sequence contains the following coding sequences:
- the LOC124486551 gene encoding uncharacterized protein LOC124486551 isoform X5, with translation MDEYLRKAKRTLLEGSEVPLVHAVLGGPVPDVDVVASTLSYAYYLNQRVSSECVCVPVLCGRRGELPEGTAWFLRRLRVCEASLLWRDDINLLQLNQSGKLSLTLLTDGLLDSSEFQALESNILRVVHRHGQRDAEEGASSTATLVAREILQEAAERVAGPLGEVLGEALRLESEQLGGKAGQRWAELEDLLLSLEERSGHAPCDVRTGQRQEEAELQGEDMDQLLLRDLKEFSDGEMTVSFSTVSADLENWGDRVDQLKTFCHSHGYESLVLYSSMLGGDDTPGHQVAVFSVNTDILNQICCEFEECSSSSLELEARDCLQGCLQLYHLPAPPLAPPAEHPRPLQELQALQELQALLRGFLGRRTHVLSCHPSSRTSSTEGVAGSAPLSQGSSGVTDMDGSDAERAEGAVSTATVVGADLVSPDSGMATVRSSRSSKESSVFLSDDSPVAEATAAGGPLLNPSLLSPVPPERRRSSRNRSDNLDLFSFDPLHCSTASVSPGAASASGRGGRAESSSLSEFDELSLVDFSTPGSGVGALGNLEDGASLAQVEIEVNDLIVPPTPVNSLVGSCPPNSAGVQFFPEDVADKISVLQREQGWRGAEEDGRGSSHNIWSQETVLEGMRGGGESGGGEGGNEEPQRILLSEKRESSDSWNADSGFTEPWNPATLADLQLTPPDEENEEHRTRLGKRGRTRALKGTETGSMLGRRETLTTLTPDTSREEEEWGGRKIGGGSGSREAELDFWSYSAQKGFLKSDSGTTTSYPESLDMWNMTIRDDSLSPLTTPDMTDLLERGNSLESPTGLAGDGMDMWNTTIQEDAVSTATSPEVSGTGGEYLPRMQPWEQEVTKQEEEIKCYGMDGVWGEAGGIRIVIEEEEEDGWSEEGETSRMETQDQTSPDKDSCSMPVPHMVTSTSEYDNVGDGGWSQPPSPDPGASPTSLSQELVEGQSSPFVAVLQPQTRGAAGTHSDPHTTPHDSRSEMLDSDAPSLQDSTHTQIFLFDTGHVTTSGRGETPLRHSEESYGKEEQGSEGPYWTEDLSSHSPFVLVDNSAHTQSDGLSLSSRQDPTSLANQLLDKRAVATEPAQTTPTLSPNLDSWDRVPTPITTTPPADPPPSTAQGQGGEDGGPGVGGDVEGAILEAMSLSSSSGERDGLKPSPDSLPLGSNSDGDSSGLEMDYIMVSGTGIVRESEGERRDEGRVYHRPGNIGGREGGRSLETYSMLTYAATLLQINAASRRCHQENAEQDRLNQTNTEISNPQHFDKWENASVSTHADGDSSDQANTTGISSLPNPLSSLARPEQTNPESWSTTNAGSRNYETSADGISPTNVTPEILIPGQSNTDPAGLHQSESRLSKEEIRDNQSEVVGRSSSSSFRYQAENFLKTREEVYVHSQISLEDSDEGGHSPPAPSLGGQDNGGQRAPLLTPHSPLFTDSSPSPCADSTLIGMPESLSGGSPRKGVGLPFSGDLMAEEEEEELSLDPGGWNVANGGGKEAMQCPPLPVGKRLSLEIQGEAKNYDSVSQPMRDEFLRGLDEYGMEQPMREQLSLTQEGQSTGQEVEGPSETQSTYERPTHPEDGPIMDKQELDQDIDDYRPELSGGSSAHRKKLAAPPMNVSLDRSEGSVQSDDALDTPGDALDTGDELDINLDELDTPDEADEMDLEGHSDDDMHGDDDMHGDSKLANQGGKGEQEDAIPEYSAAEERHDSRLWRTVVIGDQEHRINMKSIEPYQRVISHGGYYGNQNAIIVFAACFLPDSDCDDYHYVMENLFLYVISTLELMVAEDYMIVYLNGATPRRKMPGLGWMKKCYHMINRRLRKNLKSFIIVHPSWFIRTVLGITRPFISSKFSSKIRYVSRLAELREMIPMDYVYIPPSIIRLDEELQDSKSKADKRTNV, from the exons ATGGATGAATATTTGCGGAAGGCTAAGCGTACGCTG ctaGAGGGGTCAGAGGTTCCTCTAGTCCATGCAGTACTTGGAGGACCAGTTCCTGATGTGGATGTTGTGGCATCAACACTGAGCTATGCCTACTACCTCAATCAG aGGGTGtcgtcagagtgtgtgtgtgtgccggtgcTGTGCGGGCGGCGCGGTGAGTTACCGGAGGGCACAGCGTGGTTCCTGCGCaggctgagggtgtgtgaggcgtCTCTGCTGTGGAGAGACGACATCAACCTGCTGCAGCTCAACCAGTCTGGGAAGCTGTCCCTCACCCTGCTGACTGACGGCCTGCTGGACAg CTCAGAGTTCCAGGCGCTGGAGTCCAACATCCTGCGAGTGGTCCATCGCCACGGGCAACGGGATGCTGAGGAGGGGGCATCGTCCACGGCGACGCTGGTCGCCAGGGAGATTCTTCAAGAAGCAGCCGAGCGTGTGGCAGGGCCGCTGGGGGaggtgctgggag AGGCCTTGAGGCTGGAGTCGGAGCAGCTGGGTGGTAAAGCAGGCCAGAGGTGGGCGGAGCTAGAGGACCTCCTGCTGAGCCTTGAAGAGAGGAGTGGCCACGCCCCCTGTGATGTCAGGACAGGTCAAAGACAGGAAGAGGCGGAGCTTCAAG GTGAGGACATGGACCAGCTCCTCTTGAGGGATCTAAAGGAGTTCTCTGATGGAGAGATGACGGTGTCCTTCAGCACAGTGTCTGCAGACCTGGAG AACTGGGGCGATCGAGTTGACCAGCTGAAGACATTCTGCCATTCACACGGTTACGAGAGCCTGGTGTTATACTCCAGCATGCTGGGTGGAGATGACACTCCTGGCCACCAGGTGGCAGTGTTCTCCGTCAACACAGACATCCTCAACCAG ATCTGCTGCGAGTTTGAGGAGTGTTCCAGCTCCTCACTGGAGCTAGAGGCGAGAGACTGTCTGCAGGGCTGCCTGCAGCTCTACCacctccccgcccctcctctcgCCCCCCCCGCAGAGCATCCCCGCCCCCTGCAGGAGCTCCAAGCCCTGCAGGAGCTCCAAGCCCTGCTCCGTGGCTTCCTGGGCAGGAGGACCCACGTCCTGTCCTGCCACCCCAGCAGTAGGACCTCTTCCACGGAGGGTGTGGCCGGCAgcgcccccctctcccagggcTCCTCCGGGGTCACCGACATGGACGGCTCGGACGCGGAGAGGGCCGAGGGCGCGGTCTCCACGGCGACGGTGGTCGGGGCGGACCTGGTGAGCCCGGACAGCGGCATGGCGACCGTCCGCAGCAGCCGCTCGTCGAAAGAGAGCTCCGTGTTCCTCAGCGACGACAGTCCCGTCGCCGAGGCGACCGCGGCGGGGGGGCCGCTGCTCAACCCGTCCCTCCTATCACCCGTCCCGCCCGAGAGACGACGATCCAGCCGTAACCGTAGCGACAACCTCGACCTGTTCAGCTTCGACCCCCTGCACTGCAGTACCGCCTCCGTTTCACCGGGGGCAGCGTCCGCcagtgggagaggggggcgtgCAGAGAGCTCCAGCTTGTCCGAGTTTGACGAGCTCAGCCTGGTGGATTTCTCGACCCCGGGGTCAGGGGTCGGTGCGCTTGGCAACCTGGAGGACGGAGCTTCTTTGGCGCAAGTCGAGATCGAGGTGAATGACCTCATTGTCCCGCCCACGCCGGTGAACAGCCTTGTGGGTAGTTGTCCTCCCAACAGCGCGGGGGTGCAGTTCTTCCCCGAGGACGTGGCTGACAAGATCTCCGTCCTACAGCGAGAGCAGGGCTGgcgaggggcggaggaggatgggagaggctCCTCCCACAACATCTGGAGCCAGGAAACTGTCCTGGAAGGGatgaggggcgggggggagagtggaggaggagagggaggaaatgaAGAACCCCAGAGGATTCTCCTGTCGGAGAAGAGGGAGTCATCTGACAGCTGGAACGCCGACTCCGGCTTCACAGAGCCGTGGAACCCAGCAACCCTGGCAGACCTTCAGCTCACCCCTCCCGACGAGGAGAACGAGGAACACAGAACCCGCCTCGGGAAAAGAGGCAGAACCCGTGCTCTCAaaggaacagagacaggaagtatgttagggaggagggaaacactgaccaccctgacccctgacacctcgagggaggaagaggagtggggggggaggaagatcGGGGGAGGGAGTGGCAGCAGGGAGGCGGAGCTAGACTTCTGGAGTTACTCCGCCCAGAAGGGCTTCCTGAAGTCTGACAGTGGGACCACCACTTCTTACCCAGAATCCTTAGACATGTGGAACATGACCATCCGCGATGACAGCCTATCACCTCTTACGACCCCGGACATGACTGACCTATTAGAGAGAGGGAACTCGCTGGAGAGCCCGACGGGATTGGCCGGGGACGGGATGGACATGTGGAACACCACCATACAGGAAGACGCCGTCTCCACGGCAACTAGCCCGGAGGTGTCGGGCACTGGGGGAGAATACCTCCCGCGCATGCAACCAtgggaacaggaagtgacaaaacaggaagaggaaattAAGTGTTATGGTATGGATGGGGtttggggggaggctgggggaataCGGATAGtgatagaagaagaagaagaagacgggTGGAGCGAagaaggagagaccagcaggatGGAGACACAGGACCAGACGTCTCCAGATAAAGACTCCTGCTCAATGCCCGTCCCTCACATGGTGACGTCCACCTCTGAGTACGACAACGTGGGAGACGGGGGCTGgagccagcccccctccccggaTCCCGGGGCCAGCCCCACGTCCCTGAgccaggagctggtggagggccAGTCCAGTCCCTTCGTAGCCGTGCTCCAACCCCAAACCAGAGGAGCCGCTGGGACGCACTCTGATCCACACACAACCCCGCATGATTCTAGATCTGAGATGTTAGACAGCGATGCACCGTCCCTCCAggactccacccacacacagatctTCCTGTTTGACACAGGTCACGTGACCACAAGTGGGCGGGGTGAGACGCCCTTGCGTCATTCGGAGGAGAGTTACGGCAAGGAAGAGCAGGGCTCAGAGGGTCCTTATTGGACGGAGGACTTGAGTAGCCACTCCCCATTCGTTCTAGTGGACAACTCTGCCCACACCCAGAGTGACGGGCTGTCTTTAAGCAGCAGGCAAGATCCCACCTCCTTAGCCAATCAGCTGTTAGATAAGAGGGCTGTGGCCACGGAGCCAGCTCAGACCACGCCCACTCTATCTCCAAACCTTGACAGCTGGGACCGAGTGCCGACCCCCATAACGACCACACCACCCGCTGACCCTCCTCCCAGCACAGCGCAGGGCCAGGGCGGGGAGGATGGGGGGCCAGGTGTGGGTGGGGACGTGGAGGGAGCCATCCTGGAGGCCATGTCTCTGAGCTCCAGCTCAGGGGAGCGAGACGGCCTCAAGCCCAGCCCGGACAGCCTCCCGCTGGGCAGCAACTCCGACGGAGACTCCTCTGGCCTGGAAATGGACTACATCATGGTGTCTGGGACGGGGATTGtcagggagagcgagggagagaggagggatgagggaagggTTTATCACAGGCCGGGTAAtataggggggagagagggagggaggtcctTGGAGACGTATAGCATGTTGACGTATGCTGCCACTCTGCTCCAGATCAACGCTGCCTCGCGTAGATGTCACCAGGAGAACGCAGAGCAGGACAGACTCAACCAAACGAACACGGAGATCTCCAATCCACAACATTTTGACAAATGGGAGAATGCTTCTGTCTCCACCCATGCAGATGGCGACAGCTCGGATCAGGCCAATACCACAGGGATCAGTTCACTTCCAAACCCGCTCTCAAGTCTGGCCAGACCTGAGCAGACGAACCCTGAGAGCTGGTCCACAACCAATGCAGGCAGCAGAAATTATGAGACGAGTGCTGATGGAATCTCTCCGACCAACGTGACCCCAGAGATCCTCATCCCCGGCCAATCAAACACAGACCCCGCAGGACTCCACCAATCGGAATCCAGATTGTCGAAGGAGGAGATCCGTGACAACCAATCCGAAGTTGTTGGAAGGAGTAGCTCCTCCTCTTTCAGGTACCAAGCAGAGAACTTCCTGAAAACAAGAGAGGAGGTATATGTCCACTCTCAAATCTCATTGGAGGATTCAGATGAGGGAGGTcactccccccctgccccctccttggGGGGTCAGGATAATGGGGGGCAGCGTGCCCCTCTCCTCAcaccccactcccctctcttcACGGACAGTTCCCCATCACCTTGTGCTGATAGCACCTTGATTGGCATGCCTGAGAGCCTATCAGGAGGCTCTCCCAGGAAAGGGGTAGGGCTGCCGTTCTCTGGGGACCTCAtggcggaggaggaagaggaggagcttaGTTTGGACCCGGGCGGCTGGAATGTGGCGaatggaggggggaaggaggctaTGCAATGCCCCCCCCTACCTGTTGGGAAGAGGCTGAGTCTGGAGATCCAGGGGGAGGCAAAGAATTATGACAGTGTCTCACAGCCAATGAGAGATGAGTTCCTTCGGGGACTGGATGAATATGGAATGGAGCAGCCTATGAGAGAGCAGCTTTCACTGACACAGGAAGGACAGTcaacaggacaggaagtggaaggcCCGTCAGAGACTCAATCAACCTACGAGAG GCCCACACACCCCGAGGACGGACCAATCATGGACAAGCAGGAACTGGACCAGGACATCGATGACTACAGACCAG AGCTCTCGGGGGGGTCCAGTGCCCACAGGAAGAAGCTGGCGGCCCCGCCCATGAACGTGTCATTGGACCGCAGCGAGGGTTCCGTCCAATCAGACGATGCCCTGGACACGCCGGGGGACGCCCTGGACACAGGGGACGAGCTGGACATCAACCTGGACGAGCTGGACACCCCGGATGAAGCTGACGAGATGGATCTGGAGGGGCACAGTGATGATGACATGCACGGTGATGATGACATGCACG GAGACTCCAAGCTGGCCAATCAGGGTGGGAAAGGTGAGCAGGAGGACGCCATCCCAGAATACAGTGCGGCAGAGGAGCGTCATGACAGCAGGCTGTGGAGGACGGTCGTCATCGGCGACCAGGAGCACCGCATCAACATGAAGAGCATCGAACCCTACCAGAGAGTCATCTCACATGggg GTTACTACGGAAACCAAAACGCAATTATCGTGTTTGCGGCATGTTTTCTACCAGACAGCGACTGCGATGACTACCACTATGTCATGGAGAACCTGTTCCT GTATGTCATCAGTACCCTGGAGCTGATGGTGGCGGAGGATTACATGATTGTGTACCTGAATGGGGCCACACCTCGTAGGAAGATGCCAGGCCTGGGCTGGATGAAGAAATGCTACCATATGATCAATAGGAG gctgAGGAAGAATCTCAAGTCCTTCATCATCGTACATCCTTCCTGGTTCATCAGAACAGTGCTGGGAATCACCAGACCCTTTATCAG TTCAAAGTTCAGCAGTAAGATCAGGTATGTGAGCAGACTAGCGGAGCTGAGGGAAATGATCCCCATGGACTatgtctacatcccccccagtATCATCAG ACTGGATGAAGAATTACAAGACTCGAAATCAAA AGCGGACAAAAGAACAAACGTTTGA